From [Clostridium] symbiosum, a single genomic window includes:
- a CDS encoding YbhB/YbcL family Raf kinase inhibitor-like protein, whose product MDTLTIKSPSFEDNGFMPKKHTGFGEDVSPAFHLLNLSDKAVSLAIIMDDLDIPFISAYNHWLIWNVPPMEEIPENIPYGAETRTGEGTLGNAVQGLGYGRHRYRGPKQPVFIRNTHRYVFNFYVLDCYFELDCNSTKKELLAKMQGHVLQQGSITGKYKR is encoded by the coding sequence ATGGATACTTTAACAATCAAAAGCCCTTCGTTTGAGGACAACGGTTTTATGCCGAAAAAGCACACGGGTTTCGGTGAAGACGTTTCTCCCGCATTTCATCTTTTAAATCTTTCGGATAAAGCAGTTTCTCTTGCAATTATTATGGATGATTTAGACATTCCCTTTATCAGTGCGTATAACCATTGGCTGATCTGGAATGTTCCGCCCATGGAAGAAATCCCGGAAAATATTCCCTATGGAGCAGAAACAAGAACGGGAGAAGGGACATTGGGAAATGCAGTGCAGGGGCTCGGGTATGGAAGACACCGCTACAGAGGGCCGAAACAGCCTGTTTTTATACGCAATACCCACCGATATGTTTTTAACTTCTATGTATTGGACTGTTATTTTGAACTGGACTGCAATTCTACGAAAAAGGAACTGCTTGCCAAAATGCAGGGACATGTGCTGCAGCAGGGGAGTATTACAGGGAAGTATAAGCGTTAG
- the rpiA gene encoding ribose-5-phosphate isomerase RpiA, which yields MSTDAREKQKQTAAKAAASFIRDKMTLGIGTGSTVYYLIQEIGTLRTAGINVRAVVTSESSRELAVSCGIPVCLPEEVNHIDLAIDGVDEIDGSFYAVKGGGGALLREKIVAYKADDVIWIMDESKLVRRLGRFPLPVEVLPFAHTWAAERIEESGGKARLRERNGKIYGTDNGNYILDVTFAPEISYHTAADKIRQIPGVLETGYFNPVCSRIIVGTDSGAKEILNQLQSRKQLKTKADGTVEV from the coding sequence ATGAGTACGGATGCGAGAGAAAAGCAGAAACAAACGGCGGCAAAAGCGGCGGCGTCTTTTATTCGCGATAAGATGACGCTTGGGATAGGGACCGGTTCTACCGTGTACTATCTGATACAGGAGATAGGAACGCTTAGAACGGCAGGAATTAACGTCCGCGCGGTGGTTACATCCGAATCGAGCAGAGAACTGGCTGTTTCCTGCGGTATCCCTGTCTGTCTGCCGGAGGAAGTGAATCATATCGATTTGGCGATTGACGGAGTTGACGAAATCGACGGCAGCTTTTATGCGGTAAAAGGTGGAGGCGGAGCGCTTCTGAGAGAAAAGATCGTGGCATATAAAGCGGACGATGTAATATGGATAATGGATGAGAGCAAATTGGTTCGACGTCTCGGCCGTTTCCCTCTCCCTGTAGAGGTACTCCCATTTGCTCATACATGGGCGGCGGAGAGAATAGAGGAATCAGGCGGCAAGGCCAGACTGAGAGAACGGAACGGCAAAATATATGGTACAGATAACGGCAATTATATACTGGATGTAACATTTGCCCCGGAAATATCATATCATACGGCTGCCGACAAAATAAGACAGATACCAGGAGTCCTTGAAACGGGATATTTTAATCCGGTTTGCAGCCGGATCATAGTAGGAACTGATTCGGGCGCAAAGGAGATTCTGAACCAGCTGCAAAGCCGGAAGCAGCTGAAAACAAAAGCGGACGGAACCGTTGAGGTATAG
- a CDS encoding beta-propeller fold lactonase family protein, protein MANDTQKEINTSTITSANKNLTDGYIGTYYSEESRGIYHFTFDSENGSLTEPELFYEAHNAKWVCLNGCSMAFPIEKQGKAGTCFLELKEGRVSHTAEILEEKQTPCYILWQDDYVYTANYHEGNVMVYHLEKGMPSLVKRIENGEKAGCHQILLHESYLCVPCLEQNRIRLFDTDHDYTPAGEITFPAGSGPRHGIFNRRHTMFYVVSEWSNELFVFRVQGSEFTLMQTVTVLPEREREKNGNAAAAAIRMTKDERFLYVSVRGIDTLAVFDISGGGAAIIQHISCGGVHPRDFILSGDERFLLVANRFEGGIVSMERNAENGMLKIPLHSVSMPEGVSLTLGGNEGQKTS, encoded by the coding sequence ATGGCAAACGATACACAAAAAGAGATAAATACGTCAACAATAACATCGGCAAATAAGAATCTTACAGATGGATATATTGGAACTTATTATTCAGAAGAGAGCAGAGGAATCTATCATTTTACATTTGACAGTGAAAACGGTTCGCTTACAGAGCCGGAGCTGTTCTACGAGGCTCACAATGCAAAATGGGTTTGCTTAAATGGCTGTTCCATGGCGTTTCCTATCGAAAAGCAGGGGAAAGCAGGCACCTGCTTCCTGGAACTGAAGGAGGGAAGGGTAAGCCACACGGCGGAAATATTGGAAGAAAAGCAGACGCCGTGCTATATCCTTTGGCAGGATGATTACGTCTATACGGCAAATTATCATGAAGGAAACGTAATGGTATATCATCTGGAAAAAGGAATGCCTTCTTTGGTAAAACGGATAGAAAACGGAGAGAAGGCCGGATGCCATCAGATTTTATTACATGAATCATATCTTTGTGTTCCCTGTCTGGAACAAAACAGGATCAGGCTGTTTGATACGGATCATGATTATACACCGGCTGGAGAAATCACTTTCCCGGCGGGCAGCGGACCCAGACATGGGATATTTAACAGGCGGCACACCATGTTTTATGTGGTAAGTGAATGGAGCAACGAGCTTTTCGTATTCCGTGTCCAGGGCAGCGAGTTTACCCTGATGCAGACTGTTACAGTCCTGCCGGAACGGGAGCGTGAGAAAAACGGAAATGCGGCGGCAGCGGCAATCAGAATGACAAAGGATGAACGCTTTTTATATGTTTCGGTAAGGGGCATTGACACTCTGGCCGTTTTCGATATAAGCGGAGGCGGGGCAGCCATCATTCAACATATTTCCTGCGGTGGGGTGCATCCCAGGGATTTCATTCTGAGTGGAGATGAAAGATTTTTGTTAGTGGCAAACCGTTTTGAGGGCGGAATCGTGAGTATGGAAAGAAATGCGGAGAACGGAATGCTGAAAATCCCCCTGCATTCCGTCTCAATGCCGGAGGGCGTATCCCTGACACTTGGCGGCAATGAAGGGCAGAAAACCAGTTAA
- the gndA gene encoding NADP-dependent phosphogluconate dehydrogenase: MQTTQIGIIGLAVMGRSLALNMADHGFIVGGYNRSREVTETLIKEHPHKNLIPFYDLKELVESQERPRKFLIMVKAGKPVDMVIDQLIPLLDEGDMILDGGNSFFEDTRRREKSLKEKGIYYFGTGVSGGEMGARFGPSIMPGGEKEAYEHIAPILEAISAKAQGEPCCAYMGPDGAGHYVKMVHNGIEYADMQLIAEAYLLLKYAGGFTNQELADIFTKWNEGELKSYLIGITAGIFREKDDFADGELVDYILDSAGQKGTGRWTSLESLKQGVNVSMITAACNARIMSNRVAGRKEAKELIESPKQRLVWDKTKFQEKVRKGLYTAKIVAYAQGFDLLSHASAEYGWNLDYGKIASIFRAGCIIQAEFLDDITRAFEKNRDLKNLMMDSFFRDKINMGQESLRDILGPGIQNGIPVPAMSQAVAYIDAFRGTPVGANLIQAQRDCFGAHTYERTDREGIFHHDWRFEHE; this comes from the coding sequence ATGCAGACAACACAGATAGGTATCATCGGGCTTGCGGTTATGGGCAGGAGCCTTGCCCTCAATATGGCGGATCACGGGTTTATAGTAGGCGGCTACAACCGCAGCAGAGAAGTGACGGAGACACTGATAAAAGAACATCCCCATAAAAACCTTATTCCTTTTTATGATTTGAAAGAGCTCGTGGAGTCCCAGGAAAGACCGCGCAAATTTCTCATAATGGTCAAAGCGGGGAAACCGGTGGATATGGTGATAGACCAGCTCATCCCCCTGCTGGACGAGGGCGATATGATCCTGGACGGAGGTAATTCATTCTTTGAAGATACGAGAAGAAGAGAGAAGAGCCTGAAAGAAAAAGGAATCTATTATTTCGGCACAGGAGTTTCCGGCGGAGAGATGGGAGCACGTTTCGGCCCGTCTATCATGCCGGGCGGAGAGAAAGAGGCGTACGAGCATATTGCACCAATCCTGGAGGCAATTTCCGCGAAGGCGCAGGGAGAACCGTGCTGTGCCTATATGGGCCCGGACGGCGCCGGACATTATGTGAAAATGGTCCATAACGGCATTGAATATGCCGATATGCAGTTGATAGCGGAGGCATATCTGCTGCTCAAATATGCGGGCGGATTTACCAATCAGGAGCTGGCGGATATCTTTACCAAGTGGAATGAGGGAGAACTGAAAAGTTATCTGATTGGCATTACGGCAGGAATCTTCCGCGAGAAGGATGATTTTGCGGATGGAGAGCTGGTGGATTATATTTTAGACAGCGCGGGACAGAAAGGAACCGGAAGATGGACCAGTCTGGAATCCCTGAAACAGGGAGTGAATGTGTCCATGATCACGGCTGCCTGCAATGCCAGAATTATGTCAAACCGGGTGGCAGGAAGAAAAGAAGCAAAAGAACTGATTGAAAGTCCGAAGCAAAGGCTGGTATGGGATAAGACGAAGTTTCAGGAAAAGGTGAGAAAAGGTCTCTATACGGCCAAAATCGTGGCCTATGCACAGGGTTTTGACCTGCTTTCGCATGCATCTGCGGAGTACGGATGGAATTTGGACTACGGTAAAATCGCCTCCATTTTCAGGGCCGGCTGTATCATACAGGCTGAGTTCCTGGACGATATTACAAGGGCATTTGAGAAAAACAGAGATCTTAAAAACCTGATGATGGATTCTTTCTTCAGAGACAAAATTAACATGGGACAGGAAAGCCTGAGAGATATCCTGGGACCAGGAATCCAGAACGGAATCCCGGTTCCGGCCATGAGCCAGGCGGTTGCCTATATTGACGCATTCCGTGGAACACCGGTGGGGGCAAACCTGATTCAGGCGCAGAGAGACTGCTTTGGCGCGCACACATATGAGAGAACAGACCGGGAAGGCATCTTCCACCACGATTGGAGGTTCGAGCATGAATAA
- the zwf gene encoding glucose-6-phosphate dehydrogenase → MNKEQVFTIFGGTGDLTFRKLLPALYNIEAAKDKELCSRVVVIGRRDYTSETYRDLAKEWVEKFARLRFKEETYQKLAENIVYYRMDFTDENAYDGLDNFYREMGAGSHIFYFAVAPRFFGTIVNGLKRVAGAEAGKVVLEKPFGENLSAAAELNEAMESFFRPDHIYRIDHYLGKEMVRNIQIIRFANPIFSNVWDAEHIECIQISAMEEVGVETRGGYYDHSGALKDMVQNHLFQILSIVAMEQPETLAVEDMHREQIKVLKALSIPGDISESMVLGQYEGYRGEPSVDKESTTETYAALRLLVDNDRWRGMPFYVRTGKKLGKREMQVAVVFKSPVAGVESNILNIKIQPTEGVYLQFNIKKPGETEEVIQAKMDFCQSCSFVNRMNTPEAYERLLGACMRGERSWFSQWDQVETSWKYVDEVRDQYRNKGLPTYEYAQGGSGPKEAEELLERYGHTWFE, encoded by the coding sequence ATGAATAAAGAGCAGGTATTTACAATCTTTGGAGGAACCGGAGACTTAACATTCAGAAAGCTCCTTCCGGCTCTTTATAATATAGAGGCGGCAAAAGACAAGGAACTTTGTTCCCGGGTGGTGGTAATCGGAAGAAGAGATTACACAAGTGAAACATACCGTGACTTAGCGAAAGAGTGGGTGGAGAAGTTTGCGAGACTTCGTTTTAAAGAAGAAACCTATCAAAAGCTGGCGGAAAATATTGTATATTACCGGATGGATTTTACGGACGAAAATGCATATGACGGACTCGACAATTTCTATCGGGAAATGGGAGCCGGAAGCCATATATTCTATTTTGCGGTTGCTCCCAGATTTTTTGGGACGATTGTAAACGGACTGAAAAGAGTGGCAGGCGCCGAGGCTGGAAAAGTGGTGCTGGAAAAGCCGTTTGGTGAAAATCTTTCGGCGGCGGCCGAACTCAATGAGGCAATGGAATCGTTTTTCAGGCCGGATCATATTTACCGGATTGACCATTATCTCGGAAAAGAAATGGTCCGTAACATTCAGATTATCCGCTTTGCAAACCCGATTTTCAGCAATGTCTGGGATGCGGAGCATATCGAGTGCATTCAGATTTCCGCCATGGAAGAGGTCGGCGTAGAGACGAGAGGCGGTTATTATGACCACAGCGGCGCCCTTAAGGATATGGTGCAGAACCACCTGTTCCAGATTCTTTCCATTGTTGCGATGGAGCAGCCGGAGACCCTGGCTGTGGAGGATATGCACCGGGAACAGATCAAGGTGCTGAAGGCGCTCAGCATACCCGGGGATATATCGGAAAGTATGGTATTGGGTCAATATGAGGGATACCGCGGGGAACCGTCCGTAGATAAGGAATCAACCACAGAGACTTATGCCGCCCTGCGGCTTCTGGTGGATAATGACAGATGGAGAGGAATGCCGTTTTATGTGCGTACCGGGAAAAAACTTGGAAAGCGTGAAATGCAGGTGGCTGTCGTCTTTAAGAGTCCTGTGGCAGGAGTAGAGTCCAATATCCTGAATATTAAAATCCAGCCGACAGAGGGCGTCTATCTCCAGTTTAATATTAAAAAACCGGGAGAAACCGAGGAAGTGATCCAGGCAAAAATGGATTTCTGCCAGAGCTGTTCTTTTGTAAACCGGATGAATACACCGGAAGCTTATGAGCGCCTGCTCGGCGCCTGCATGCGCGGAGAACGCTCCTGGTTCTCTCAGTGGGATCAGGTTGAAACAAGCTGGAAGTATGTGGATGAGGTGCGGGATCAGTACCGGAATAAGGGGCTGCCGACGTATGAATATGCACAGGGCGGAAGCGGGCCGAAAGAGGCGGAGGAGCTGCTCGAGAGGTATGGGCATACGTGGTTTGAATAA
- a CDS encoding TetR/AcrR family transcriptional regulator translates to MGKKGDTTKAAIRKAALTLFVQKGFKDVTMKDICEKTGLSRGGLYMHYGSTGQIFAAIINEIMSDLEGEVAAKIEDGRSATHILDDLLERYQSEMLDRSGSLGLAFYEYYSGRPLSGDNALLKQYYISKAMLCSLIEYGIQNGEFKQVNINAVVDLLLFSYQGVRMLSSIMPLDDDRIATGMIREIRAMIVK, encoded by the coding sequence ATGGGTAAGAAAGGTGATACAACCAAGGCGGCAATACGGAAAGCAGCACTGACACTATTTGTCCAAAAGGGATTTAAGGACGTCACGATGAAAGATATCTGTGAAAAAACGGGCCTGAGCCGCGGCGGTTTATATATGCATTATGGAAGTACCGGGCAGATTTTCGCGGCCATTATAAATGAAATTATGTCCGATCTTGAAGGGGAGGTTGCGGCAAAGATAGAAGACGGCCGATCCGCAACCCATATATTAGATGATTTATTAGAGCGTTATCAATCGGAAATGCTGGATCGGAGTGGTTCACTTGGACTTGCTTTTTATGAGTATTACAGCGGCAGACCGTTATCAGGTGACAATGCCTTGCTAAAACAGTACTATATTTCAAAAGCAATGCTTTGCAGCCTGATCGAGTACGGCATTCAAAACGGCGAGTTTAAGCAGGTCAATATAAATGCAGTTGTGGATTTACTGCTTTTTTCTTATCAGGGCGTACGGATGCTAAGCAGTATCATGCCGCTGGATGATGATAGAATAGCAACAGGCATGATTCGTGAGATTAGAGCGATGATAGTAAAATAA
- a CDS encoding MBL fold metallo-hydrolase, with product MKLKIVGSGGMFLIPNPFCKCSICEEARIKRGRYERLGPSLYIEDIKMFIDTPEDIAVACDRQGISDIEYLSISHKDPDHTRGMRIVEPLGYDCISDKGTPIQFIALPEVIDDINAWNGDGLYYYENILNCITMNKTRYTKIGNIDLHLVNNKTHRGNMTFYVISEGSKKVIYACCDVKPFVHNELYYDADILIIGLVSDHGILKDGSKLDDAPFRGDMFSMDEMMEIKRTYRIKRIIITHIDEYWGKSYAYYQEIEKTLDNICFAYDGMEIVL from the coding sequence ATGAAATTGAAAATAGTAGGAAGCGGTGGAATGTTTTTAATCCCCAACCCTTTTTGCAAATGTTCCATCTGCGAGGAGGCCAGGATTAAGAGAGGAAGATATGAGCGGTTAGGGCCGAGCCTGTATATTGAGGATATCAAGATGTTCATTGATACACCGGAGGACATTGCAGTCGCTTGTGACAGGCAGGGAATCTCCGATATTGAATATCTTTCTATCTCACATAAGGACCCCGATCATACGCGGGGAATGCGTATCGTGGAGCCGCTGGGTTACGACTGCATTTCCGACAAGGGAACCCCCATCCAATTCATTGCGCTGCCCGAGGTGATAGACGATATCAACGCCTGGAACGGTGATGGTCTATACTACTATGAGAATATTCTCAACTGTATTACAATGAATAAGACAAGGTATACTAAAATCGGAAATATAGACTTGCATTTAGTGAACAACAAAACTCATCGTGGCAACATGACATTTTATGTTATATCGGAGGGGAGTAAAAAGGTTATTTACGCCTGCTGCGATGTGAAACCGTTTGTCCATAATGAGCTGTATTATGATGCAGATATTTTAATAATCGGGCTTGTTTCTGACCACGGCATACTGAAAGATGGATCAAAACTTGATGATGCACCTTTCAGAGGTGATATGTTTTCCATGGATGAAATGATGGAAATAAAGCGCACATACAGAATAAAGCGCATTATTATCACTCACATAGACGAGTACTGGGGAAAATCTTATGCTTACTATCAGGAAATTGAAAAAACCTTAGACAATATATGCTTTGCTTATGATGGCATGGAAATTGTCTTATAG
- a CDS encoding toll/interleukin-1 receptor domain-containing protein yields MPAIFLSHTSIDKPFVEKLAGDLERLGIRVWFDKYEIKVGESILWKIDEGIRESEYLGIVISREAWESEWVKTEISAAWQKQVQQKGKFVLPIYYRDCEIPLFLKGIKYADFRTNYETGLSDLAKVFGIKELDVITENNWRKFTRSKNSNWKEFRDKEFEQLITGICKIARRYNFSVWVGGGQNPYSFLISGRHSREIELSITVRMVPSKGYRYLAADTKEWNPNRVNKNDYRIEIGNTVNEVEEYICSRVQQFVDAYGMPVGKISLFTEKKLDFATTLEGIFSVLKKNDWDQEGIGGLMSFGKMYKEKDNGMA; encoded by the coding sequence ATGCCTGCAATATTTTTAAGTCATACAAGCATTGATAAACCGTTTGTAGAAAAACTTGCCGGAGATTTAGAACGGCTGGGAATCCGGGTTTGGTTTGACAAATACGAGATAAAGGTAGGAGAATCAATCCTTTGGAAGATAGATGAGGGGATTCGGGAATCTGAATATTTAGGGATTGTTATCTCCAGGGAGGCCTGGGAATCGGAATGGGTAAAAACTGAGATTTCCGCGGCGTGGCAGAAACAGGTACAGCAGAAAGGCAAATTTGTACTTCCAATTTATTATAGAGACTGTGAAATACCCTTGTTTTTAAAAGGCATAAAGTACGCTGATTTCCGGACGAATTATGAGACGGGACTGAGTGATTTAGCTAAGGTCTTTGGTATAAAAGAACTTGATGTAATTACAGAAAACAACTGGCGTAAGTTTACAAGAAGTAAAAACAGTAACTGGAAGGAGTTTCGAGATAAAGAATTTGAGCAGTTGATTACCGGTATCTGTAAAATTGCCCGGCGATATAATTTTAGTGTCTGGGTAGGGGGCGGCCAAAATCCCTACTCCTTTTTAATAAGCGGCCGACATTCCAGGGAGATAGAACTATCCATCACGGTGCGTATGGTGCCGTCAAAAGGATACCGCTATCTGGCGGCAGATACAAAAGAATGGAATCCAAATCGAGTCAATAAAAACGATTACCGGATAGAGATTGGAAACACAGTCAACGAGGTGGAAGAATACATTTGTAGCAGAGTCCAACAGTTCGTAGATGCTTATGGAATGCCTGTAGGAAAGATATCCTTATTTACCGAAAAGAAACTGGATTTTGCAACGACTTTGGAAGGCATTTTTAGTGTATTGAAGAAAAACGATTGGGATCAAGAAGGGATTGGTGGTCTGATGAGTTTTGGTAAGATGTATAAAGAAAAAGATAACGGAATGGCGTAA
- a CDS encoding transglutaminase domain-containing protein: protein MEPYYYNQMNKPQRMAYHAMKTGLIDLATSFPVPRLENHELSDIFFKLRLDCPEIFYAVGFHYRFFPDSGNVEMIPEYLFDKGKIKEHQKAMRARVEKLSRPAQSLTERDKEQYIHDFICNNVHYDKLKKPYSHEIIGPLGQGVGVCEGIAKTVKILCDALGIWCIIAISDSNPDKNIKYRHAWNIIKMGGTYYHLDATFDNTLGAGDVIRYDYFNLDDKQIFRDHEPVIYAIPQCNDGDKFYYKEKKLSFTKTEDVEKRAIQAIRKGKPLIFHWRGGYLTRDVLSELLKLLEQTARMKGRHARTGLNWPQAVLQVSFAEELPVDELIVEEANEGEKQ from the coding sequence ATGGAACCATACTACTATAACCAAATGAACAAACCACAGCGAATGGCCTACCACGCCATGAAGACCGGACTCATCGACCTGGCGACGTCCTTTCCGGTACCACGTCTGGAAAACCATGAGTTGAGCGATATATTTTTTAAACTGCGTCTGGACTGTCCGGAGATTTTTTACGCGGTGGGTTTTCACTACCGTTTCTTCCCGGATTCCGGCAATGTGGAGATGATTCCGGAATATTTATTTGATAAGGGAAAAATCAAAGAACACCAGAAAGCCATGAGGGCCAGAGTGGAAAAACTCAGCCGGCCGGCCCAGTCATTGACGGAGCGTGATAAAGAGCAGTACATTCATGATTTTATCTGTAACAATGTCCATTATGATAAATTAAAGAAACCATATTCCCATGAAATAATCGGCCCTCTTGGACAGGGAGTCGGAGTCTGTGAGGGAATTGCAAAGACGGTTAAAATTTTGTGTGATGCGTTGGGCATATGGTGCATTATTGCAATCTCGGATTCCAATCCGGATAAAAACATCAAGTACCGCCATGCATGGAATATCATTAAAATGGGCGGAACGTATTACCATCTGGATGCCACGTTTGACAATACCCTGGGGGCGGGTGACGTGATCCGGTATGATTATTTTAACCTGGACGATAAACAGATTTTCCGGGATCATGAGCCGGTGATTTATGCAATCCCTCAATGCAATGACGGTGATAAATTCTACTACAAAGAGAAGAAACTCTCTTTCACAAAGACCGAGGACGTGGAAAAACGGGCAATCCAGGCGATACGGAAAGGAAAACCGTTGATATTCCACTGGCGCGGCGGATACTTGACACGGGATGTATTGTCTGAACTGTTAAAACTACTGGAACAGACCGCCCGAATGAAGGGAAGACATGCCAGAACAGGACTCAACTGGCCTCAGGCGGTGCTGCAGGTATCCTTTGCAGAGGAACTTCCTGTAGATGAGCTGATTGTCGAGGAGGCGAATGAGGGAGAAAAACAGTGA
- a CDS encoding O-acetyl-ADP-ribose deacetylase: MSFKIMTGDITKCEATAIVNAANTSLLGGGGVDGAIHRAAGPELLGECRMLHGCKTGQAKMTKGYNLKAKYIIHTPGPVWNGGEHGERDMLESCYKNCLELAVKHDIHDIAFPSISTGIYRFPVDEAAKIAVRTIHRYPELDVTMVCFDERTRKAYEDAEAAFNRGELQ, encoded by the coding sequence ATGTCTTTTAAAATAATGACCGGTGATATAACAAAATGTGAGGCAACGGCAATTGTAAACGCCGCTAACACCTCGCTTCTCGGAGGAGGGGGCGTAGACGGTGCGATTCATCGGGCCGCTGGCCCGGAACTCCTGGGAGAGTGCAGAATGCTTCACGGATGCAAGACGGGTCAGGCCAAGATGACGAAAGGATATAACCTGAAGGCAAAATATATTATCCACACCCCTGGGCCGGTATGGAACGGCGGGGAACACGGTGAGCGTGATATGTTGGAATCCTGTTACAAGAACTGTCTTGAACTTGCTGTAAAACACGATATTCACGACATTGCCTTTCCATCCATCAGCACCGGGATTTACCGTTTCCCTGTGGACGAGGCCGCCAAAATCGCAGTCAGAACGATTCACCGGTATCCGGAACTGGATGTTACGATGGTATGTTTTGATGAGAGAACCAGGAAGGCATACGAAGATGCGGAGGCCGCTTTTAATCGGGGAGAACTACAGTAA
- a CDS encoding MGMT family protein has translation MDFYKRMEKVCHMIPYGKAATYGQIALLCGRPRNARQVGYALSHKSLDGQIPAWRIVNSSGFLSGAASFEYPETQRLLLMGEGVEVSPENRVDLKKYGWKNTFEDALELRGIFEREGI, from the coding sequence ATGGATTTTTATAAAAGGATGGAAAAGGTCTGCCATATGATTCCATACGGTAAGGCGGCAACTTATGGCCAGATTGCCCTTCTCTGTGGAAGGCCCCGCAATGCCAGGCAGGTGGGATATGCGTTGAGCCACAAAAGCCTGGATGGCCAAATACCGGCCTGGAGGATTGTAAACAGCAGCGGTTTTCTGTCCGGCGCAGCATCCTTTGAATATCCGGAAACCCAGAGACTTTTGCTGATGGGAGAGGGCGTTGAGGTGTCTCCGGAGAACAGAGTGGATTTGAAAAAGTATGGGTGGAAGAATACCTTTGAAGACGCCTTGGAGCTCCGTGGGATCTTTGAGCGGGAAGGAATATAG
- a CDS encoding cysteine hydrolase family protein: MVLLVIDTQKLITNKTLSHFDLFRFNVKKLIEAARTHGIEVIYIRHDDGDGEALTKGTEGFEIYDEFRPLPGEKIYDKTVNSAFRDTGLTEYLMEKGEKDVIITGLQTDYCIDASVKCAFEHGFHVFVPAFANTTTDNAYMTGENSYRYYNEFMWDGRYAECIAVDDMIDRMAHDVLTKKEQING, translated from the coding sequence ATGGTCTTACTCGTAATAGATACACAGAAATTAATAACAAATAAAACACTATCCCATTTTGACTTGTTCCGGTTTAACGTGAAAAAACTAATTGAAGCGGCAAGAACTCACGGAATCGAAGTAATATACATCCGTCACGACGATGGAGATGGTGAGGCTCTTACAAAGGGGACGGAAGGCTTTGAAATTTATGATGAATTCCGGCCGCTTCCGGGAGAAAAGATCTATGATAAGACGGTAAACAGCGCGTTCCGTGACACGGGATTGACGGAATACCTGATGGAGAAGGGGGAAAAGGACGTTATCATAACCGGGCTTCAGACAGATTACTGTATTGATGCCAGCGTTAAGTGTGCTTTTGAACACGGATTTCACGTGTTTGTGCCTGCTTTTGCCAATACGACGACTGATAATGCCTATATGACGGGCGAAAACAGCTATCGCTATTACAATGAATTCATGTGGGACGGCAGATATGCGGAGTGCATTGCAGTGGATGATATGATTGACAGAATGGCACATGATGTGCTGACAAAGAAGGAGCAGATAAATGGATAA